From Acinonyx jubatus isolate Ajub_Pintada_27869175 unplaced genomic scaffold, VMU_Ajub_asm_v1.0 scaffold_27, whole genome shotgun sequence:
ctactaaagaatgaatgggttaaccaagaaattaaagaggaaatttaaaagtacatagaagtcaatgaaaatgaaaacacaacagtccattCCCAAAACTCTGGGATTCAGCgcaggtggtcataagagggaagtacatagcaatccaggacttactaaagaaggaagaaaggtttcaAGTACACAAtataactttacacctcaaggagctaaaaaaaaaaaacaacaacaataacaaaaaaacacaaagcatatAAAgcccaaaaacaacaaaagtgaaatactaaagattagagaagaaatcaatgatatcaaaattaaaaaaaaatagtaaaatggatcaatgaaaccgggagctggttctttgaacaaattaacaaaattgataacccctagccagattgatcagtaagaaaaaggaaaggatccacgtaaataaaataatgagtgaaagaggagagatcacaaccaacaccacagagatacaaataataataagagaatattataatcaattatatgtcaaaaaattgggcaatctggaagaaatagacaaattcctagaaacatataaactaccaaaactgaaacaggaagaaatagaaaatttgaacagacccataaccagtagaaaaaattgaatcagtgatcaaaaatttcccaatacacaagagtcctggaccagatggatttccaggggatataccaaacatttaaagaagagttaacacctattattttgaagttgtttaaaaaaaaaaaaaaaaaaaaaaaaaggaaggaagggaggaaggaaagcttccaaactcattgtacaaggccagcattaccttgattccaaaaccggACTAAAatctcactaaaaaggagaaccacaGACCAATTTCTCTTGAATGATGACCACTGTGTGTATCTAGGTTCTTCTCTATATACTGCAGGAATTATAAAACTTCCTCATCTTATGATAAAACTtatgtcagtttttccccctgtcagtcatttatatattcatgtcTCAGAGTGTATGTAGAATTATAAGGCATTCACATTGTAGGTAAAATTGTGACTAACATAGAGAATCTATTCTAGTAATAACTAATGAATTATAGCCAtacaatgaattattttataattattcataaaatTATGTTGTATTAATTTCCCAGTAGATAAGGTCAAAGTTCAATCAGGAATGAAATAGTTTTTCCTGAAAAAATGCAGGGATATTCCAATTATCTTTGAATGTGTATCTTTCACTATAAGATATTATATTTGATTAAAATTTACCTGGGTGTGAGGTTTTGAAGACAGTTCCACAAAGATGGTTACCATGTTTCATGGTCATTCAAGTAACTGGCACTCCTAACGGTCACTACAGAATCTCTAAGTGGCATCAAGCATAGGCATTAAAACCTGTCACAAGGTCTGACCTTAATGCAACCTGAGAAGGAGAGATCTTTAACACTGCAAGGTTAAGACCACAAAATATCTAGAATTATGACCACAACTACAGCTATCTGTAACCTGTGTTAACTGAAGTAGAAGCTTCTTACTCCAGAGAGTCCTTTTCAGGGACAGGAAACATCACACCTGCATCAGGGATACTGCTCCATCAGGACAGGTCTCTGTTCTACCTGATGGCCCAGACTCAGCCTCAGGTTCTGGACCTGGATCCCTAAGGGGTCATCAGGTTAGTCTCACTAGGGACACTATCTTCAGGACCACGGACTCTTTGGAATATTTGGGAATGTCCTACATAGACTGCAGTTAGACTGACAACAGAATATGAATCCGCTTTCATCTCAGAGAAAAAGGAGTCATCCAGCGTCTTCTTTCTCCATAGGAGGAATCTCCTTTGTGGTACCCATGTGGGACTCATTCCAATTCCTTTTGCTATGTTAAAGGACACTGAGCAAATATAGAGATGCAAATAGATAGAAACTGATCGTTTCCATGGATTCTGGCCATTAGAAAAACAGATGAAGAGTCGTGATCCCTACCACACAGGAATTTTTAGACTACAGCAAATGCATAAATTGTTGAATTCAGGATTGTGGAGAGAATGAGAGGAAGAGGTTACATACAGGGGACTCCAAACAGCATTtggagaaataattttctatatcCTTCTGTAATGTCATCGCTTCTCTACTTACCATAGTGCTGGATTTGAAATAGAAGATTCTCCAGGAAgagtctctttcttttgcttataaACAGGTCTTGCTGTCTCTAGACTTGATCTGGTCACCTTCCTTGGGGAAGTTAAGAGCCCTggcacatgaaaagaaagaagacagtacCACACACCCAGGTAGGTGGGAATGAATGAAGCAGGTGGCACAGGTGAGGGCCAAAAGTCAAAGGAGAAAACCCAACCTTAAAATGTACTTTGGGAAGCTCTGCTGGAATGGACTGATATTGGAAGCCTAGGTTTATTTCTCTGGTGGTCACAGAAGGacatctctctgtctcactcttcccATGCTCCTACATCCTCTAAGGACTTATGTTCTGTTCCAGTGGCTTCCCTGGCATCCACAGTAAAATTCAAAAGCCACCCTGTGGCCAGTGAGGGTGTGTGATCTGTTTGCTATGGGGACATGTGAAAAACTTTACATATAGGGAGTTTCTAAGTGGGGGTACCAATACGATTTAGTCCTCTCCCATTTTGGGGTGCACTTATCTtcgggagacacacacacaagttctAGTACCATATCAGGGGTGTGGGGTAGACTGACCCCTATCAAATGTAACACAGAGAAGGCCTCTCCATGGAGGCTTCCCCATTGACCAGACCTTGTACTTCATCTTCAAGAGTGAACCTGGGACCCTCTGTGTTTACATTGGCCTCACAGTGGAATAAGTTGAGCCATTTCATTAAGACCTACTTGATGCAAAACTCTATCAACAAGTGACAGAATCTCTGGGGTTGAGACACTGGAGATGGTAGTTCTAAAAACTATACAGGGGATCCCAATATGAAGCCAAGGCTAAAAACAGCTTTTCTAAACATTGCTTGTAAAGCTTTCATGTACACAGAAATCACTGTAGTTTCCTATTAAGAACAGATTCTAGGGCCCTCCTCTCAGATATCATGACTCCCTACGTCTGGATGAAGctcattaatttgtatttttaacaaccAGTAAGATTGCTCTCCCCAGACTTCATCTCCAGTAGCacaaagcaagagaaaacagaagagcacACTTGACTGTCTTATGCCCAACCATCATCCTATCTCAACACAAATACTGCTGTTGCCAGTGGAAATTACTAACAGCTTCTGGAAAGATGACATTCTCTGCTCATCTCCTGCAAGCTGAGAAGGGACTAGATAAGGCTGTGGTGTCTGAGCAAGGCTGTATGGACTAAATAATATGCACACATTtatgaaaagaatgtttattgagtatctactatagGCTCCAAGTGTATGAGAATTCACTGTGTCCAGGATGCTGGGCTGGGATTGTCACATTATGCaatttaatctttctaaaaccCTGGGAATTAGATACCATATGTTCATTTTTTCTAGGAGGATTTAAATATTGGGTGAGCCTTGCTGGAAGCAAACAttccttctcttgtttttcattatcagtaatttaaaaaatgatgttgggTGTGGAAGCACAAATATAGAGAGCagaatgggagacagaaagaaggtggATTAGAAGCTCTGAGGGAAATTTAATGAGTCAATCATCTGCACTTATGTATTTGGTTAATTTTAATGGGTGGAAAGTCAATGGACATCCCAGGAATGGAAGGTGGGATGCTATGTGTTACCTTGGAGGCACTGTTTGAACAAGAAAGGTGAAAGTGACTTCCCAAATTATAAGTCCTTTGCTCTCCTTTATCTGAGTCTGAATGTCAGCGAAGTATGAATGCCAACTTGGGTCACCCAGGAGGTGAAGCTGCTAGGAACTCTGTTCTCTGAGCTGTCTGAGAAGGGAGGATCAGGGACTGGCAGTGGAGCTGTGGAGGGCAATTTCATGGTCTAAGAGGTCGTTTTCGACAAAATCTGAAGGGATAATTCTCTGTTAGGCTCTGCAGGCCCCATTTAGGCAAAGGAACTATTCCTGATGCAAATTCTGGGATAGCTGAGCTAACACTCTGTGCCCAGAATGTTAGCTCCGAAGTATGAAACAGgaactggggctgggggcaggagcaTCAGAAGGTCTGCTGGAGGTGGGATTGATGTGTGTCTTATGTGTTTAGATTACACAGGGTGATCCTGAATGACTAGTTCCTGTTCCCTGTCTGCTCAGGGTCCCCTGCATTGTGGACGGTGTCAGACTCAGGTCCCTAGTTGGGGTGTAGGGCAGTGGGTTCACTTGCATTCTGCTTGTGTGCATGTCTGAAGTTTTGGTACTAGGAAAGGTAGAAATGGGAGAGAGCATTAAAAACTCTAGGTatgaatgaaaagatgctcaacgtcgctcctcatcagggaaatacaaatcaaaaccacactcagatatcacctcacaccagagtgactataatgaacaaatcaggagactataaatgctagagaggatgtggagaaacgggaaccctcttgcactgttggtgggaatgcaaactggtgcagccctctggaaaacagtgtggagtttcctcaaaaaattaaaaatagacctaccctatgacccagcaatagcactgctaggaatttacccaagggatacaggagtgctgatgcataggggcacttgtaccccaatgtttatagcagcactctcaacaatagccaaattatggaaagagcttaaatgtccatcaactgatgaatggataaattgtggtttatatactcaatggaatactacgtggcaatgagaaagaatgaaatatggccttttgtagcaacgtggatggaactggagagtgttatgctaagtgaaataagtcatacagagaaagacagataccatatggtttcactcttatgtggatgctgagaaacttaacagaagtccatgggggaggggaagagaaaaaaaaaaaagaggttagagagggaggaagccaaaggataagaaactcttaaaaactgagaacaaactgagggttggggggggggggtaggaggaaggggagggtgggtgatgggtattgaggagggcacattttgggatgagcacaggatgttgtatggaaaccaatttgacaataaatttcatattaaaaaataataataaaaaacaaaacaaaaaactctgggTGTGATAACATTGGTCTGAGAGAGGCCTGGTTCCAACTTGCCTGAACTGTGAACTCAGGTGTGTGGGTGGTTGAGCTAAGATTCAGGGCTGGTACTCTGAAAATCTGGGCAGGTTAAGGTAGGAGCACATGACTGAAGGCTTTGGCCCTGAGATATGTGGTGTCCTCTGTGAGCATGTGCAGCACTCGAGGAGAAAACTCTATCTGCGCATGCGCTCGGGGGAGCCACTACTAACCATGAAGTCTTATAATGCGCATGTTGAAAAGTGAGCCAAGAGGGGCAAGTAAAGATGTCACCCTGAGTCTTATGCCCACAATGCAAGTGGGCAAGATATTCATACCATGTGAGAAAAGTGATCAAAATAAAAGGTGATACTGTGTGGTGTTAAATGATGAACTGATGTACATTCAAATTTTCAAGAATTCATTGGACCAGTAAATTTGTCCATTCAAATGGTTAGGCATGTTCCTTCTGTAGGAGACAGTGATAAGGTTTGTCTAGAGATAATGTGGAAGCAAAGGAAGGACATTGATTGGATAAACCTTCAGTAGGTATCTTATTTTTAGAATGCAATTTTACACAAGGAAAAACTGCCCcaaaagtaatataataaatCTTAGGAGTTTGGGGATATTATGGCAACATGCCTGAAAGGACAAGTAACTTATGGAGATTAGAATACcagataaaatgtaaattaaataacatgagtgaaaaaaatacagtgtataatagAAAGAGGTTAGAAAACAGAGTACTGTAGAAAAGATTTATTAGCCTGTACAAGTTGGTTTTGATAAACTATTGGCTACTTGCTACAGTAAATTACAACCTTTATTCAACAGTATTTTCCCACACACATCAAATTCTGGaaacattattttcattgttttttggctgttttaGAATTATCTGCCCTTTCTTATTCATTTGCTCTTTACatttgtgatttgatgatttcTATCATGGTATACATCCAtccttttatcttttgtgtatctactacagGTTTTCATTTTATGGTTACCACGAGgcttaaagaaaacataatagtCTACTTTCAGTTGTTAACAGCTTAATTTTGCATACTAAACCTCTTCCAAACCTGAagttattcttaaaaaatgtgaatgtacaATCCTATGCCACTTTAGGGAAGAGTTAGCTATCCTCTTTGTGATATCTGTGAAGATTTCATTCCAACCACATTGATTCATATTCTCTATTTCTATTGTTATTATGAAATTTCATCAGTACTTTACTAGACTGCCACCTCTTTTTCCTTAGAGACcaattagtaaaatattttatttctaacactGAGAACCATGGTTAGTTTTAATAAATGGAGAAGGATGATGCTTTGAACACCTCTTTCACGAAATTCCTTCAATGTTATAACCACAAATGGCATCTCCATTTAGATTTTCTACACATATTGCACATCATATTGTCCTTCATCTTCCATGGAAAATTAGATATGCGTGAGTCCCACCTAAGGAAGGGCATCTCATATCTTTGATGCAGCAACAATCAGCCACATACTTTTACACCTCCgtaagaataaatgaattttctagagtgatatgaaactagaaatacaCCAATATTTGCTAGTCACAAATCTTAAAGAAGgtcaatgtaaaacaaaaacatattgaaATTATACCTATGCAAAAATCTGTCTCTTCTATCTTTTGAAACAAAATAGCATATACATTTTCTAAGTGTTGAACTTTGCATTATTCCTTATAAATCTTTTGATGTAATGTCTGAATAGAGTGACTGATGTGCTTTCTGTGAATTTGTGACATTTGATATTcaattaaatacatttctaaatatttatatcttccaagttactttattttttttttgatgttttctaaagtttatatttaaaatgaaggtcTTTGCTAATTCACTACATTTGTAGGGATTGAACCAAGCGTTCATTTTGGGGTACTCATGAATAACGATCGAATGGCAATTAAAGGCTAGGCTACTCTCTttacattttacagttttttcttgtttcataacCATGATGTTAAGTACATTGTGAGTTTCAGCTAGAGGTTTGCCACATTCTTTGCATTCTGTGATGCTTCTCCTCAGAATGACCTCTGTGATGCTAAGTAAGGCTGAAGCAGTCTGAAAAATGTTACCACATTTTTCCTATTTATAGAGTTCCCCTCTAGTATGAATTCTCTGGTGTCAATTGAGACTTAAACATGGATTAAAGGGCGtgccaaatattttatattgtaaaatCATCTCTAGGACACATTCTGTGGTCAGGAATCAGGGTTTACACAGCTTAAGCATCTTATAACAGTCTTTACATGTGTATCATTAATCTCTAATATTAATTCTCTGATGTGGAGTAAGTGTTGAACATCCTTACAAATTCTCACAGTTTTAAAATCTGTAAGGTTTgctccagtatgaattctgatAATGACTAAAGGTGGAACAGTGAttaaaggccttcccacattttTTTACATTGGTAAAGATTTTCCCCACTTTGAATTCTGCGATAGTTGAGTAAGGCTTGAGTCCTGGGTAAAGGCCTTGCCAGgttctttcattttaaaggtcTCTATATAATGTGAATTCTTTGATGTCGAATAAGGTTTGAGTGCTGGTTAAAAgccttgccacattctttacagtcgtagggtttctctccagtatggattctGTGATGTTGAGTAAGGTTTGACTGGTGtttaaaggccttgccacatttTTTACAgtcataaggtttctctccagtatggattctGTGATGTATAGTAAGTTGTGAATAACCATTAAAGACtttgccacattctttacatttgtaaggtttctctccagtatggattctGTGATGTTGAATAAGATTTGAGTGCCTCTTAAAAGCCTTGCCACATTCtatacatttgtaaggtttctctccagtatgaattctgtgatgttgaGTAAGGTGTGAGTGCTGgttaaaggccttgccacattctttacattggtaaggtttctctccagtatgaattctgtgatgttgaGTAAGGTTTGAATGCAGGTTAAAGGCCTTAccacattttttacatttgtaaggtttttctccagtatgaattctgtgatgttgaATAACTTTTGAGTACTGGTTAAAGGCCTTACCACACTCTTTACATCtatatggtttctctccagtatgaattctgtgatgttgaGTAAGGCTTGAGCGATGggtaaaggccttgccacattctttacatttgtaatgtttctctccagtatggattcGCCTATGTCCATTTAGTGATGAGCCGTCCTTAAAGGCTTTACCACATTCTtcacatttgtaaggtttctcccCACTATGTATTTGCTGATGTTGAGTTGGTTTTGAGTGTGAGTCAAAGGTTTGGCCACATTCCTTACAAATGTACCTATTCTCTCCAGTTTCAATTGTCTTATGTATAGTTAGTCTTGATGACTGACTAAACATGTTCCCAGGTTTATGACATCtgtatgtgtttttccccacatGAGTCCTCTGATGATCACCAACATTGGAGAACTGGTTAAGAGCTTTCtcatattcattatatttatgaGGATTCTCTCTCATATTCTTATTATGTATAATAAGTTTTGAGCTTTGATAAAAATCTTCCCCACATTTATTATATTCAAAATGCTTCTCTGGAAAATGACTCCTCAGATGTTTGTTAACATTTGAGGTGTGGTTAAATTTTTTCTCATATTGACTGCATTGAACAATTGTGTCTTCATTATAAGTGCTCTGGTAAGTTTGTGGGGTCAACTGCTCAGTAAAGGACCTCCCAAATTTATGCCACTTAGcacttttttcttcatcttgaaaTCTCTGACTTTCAGAAATATTGGACTGAAAGGTCaacataattctattttcaaaatagttcaaataattattttcagcaTTCACTAGGTAGGTTTCCACATCTTCCAAATTTTCATTCCATAAATATGTATGTTTCAATACTTGATTTGAGCTTTTGCTTACAGAAACACATGGCACTGCTGAAGTGCTGGACTTAAAAAGGTTTTTCCAAAATGCTTTATATTCTTCACCATTTTGGGCACTGAGATTCTTATTATGGGCACTTGTCTCAGTTTGGATATGTCCTTTGTGATATCCTTGATGCCCTTCACTTTCACCAGCATTGTCCCAGTCTATCATTAAGTGTAAATTCTCAAGGGTGCTGTGTTTGCATCTCCCCATTGACttgttttgaaaagaaacttCTGTGCAAGACTTTGGCAGGAAGCTCAGGgtgccatgtgaagatacagctGAAAGATAtcaaataacagaaaagtaaaatctttCCACTTCCTACTTGCAGATGAATGAGCTGATGACTTCTATTATACAACCTTAATATCAGTCAGAGAAGGTCAGCAAGATGGCTGAGAAGTAATCATAAGGACTTCATTCCTCTGTGGACACATAAATTTGCAAACAATGTACTGAGCACATGGCCTGATAGATAATTCTGTAGTATTGTCATGGTGTAGCACAAATCACTTTCCTATGCCTCATATGAGGCCAAAATTATCAGAAGGAAGACAtttaaatacaaaacacaaatgaacaaactagAATATAACAAACATAGGAGAATATCAACAGtaggaatatttgtttttcagaacaaatcaacaaaattgacagacTTTTAACTAAATcaagaaggaatgaaagagagaagaccAACTACAATCAGAAGTGAAGAAGTGAAGGCAGACACAGTATAACTAATagcatggaaataaaaataattttaagaggtGACAATGGATAATTATAcgagatttaaaaaatctcaacTGATCTACAACTAATAAGTAAATTgaaaaagttattaaaacaaaaaacaaaacaaaaactctaaataAAGACAAGTCCTGTACCAGATGAATTCTCTAAATAATTCATACAAACATTTAATGAGAAAGTACTTCATTCTCCTCAAACATTTCCAAGGAGTAAAGACAAGGGAGATTATGGAAAAACTCTCTGTAACACAAGCATTAAGAGGTTATCAACGCTAAAGGAAGATGCTACAAGTGAAGAAGACTACAAACTACTACCTGTGGGGAATAGTCATGCAAAGCCcaccaaaaaataaagcaaactggaTCAAAAgttcattttaccattttatagCATAGTCAACTGTGAATTCTTCCTGGAATTCAAGGGTGTTTCAACATATGGAAAACTATCAGTTTAAAACTTCAAATTAACAGAATGAAGATCAAAAATGCTATGATCATATTAGTTACAGAACAGGAAGTGAACATTGAACAccatttcatgattaaaaacactCAGTAAAGCAGGAATACAATGCAACAGCTGCAACCCACTAAAGGCCATGTATGTAGGAAAAGCTGATATCTCACATATTATTCAGTAGTATAAGACTGGAAGCTTTTCCTGTATGATCAGAAACAAGGTAATGAAGTGACTTTACCACTTCCATTCAAAATAGTACTGTATGTTTTAGTCAGaacaatgaggaaagaaaagaaaaattaaagaactctaaattagatgagaaaaaataaaattatttctgttcacAGATGATAATCTACAGAAATCCTAAAgaatccttatttttatattttagttgtgTTATTCGTTTGGTCATCACTTGCAttgtttatttctaataattttatctACTGAACACTCCAATTTCAAATTTTGTATGCTATAAATGTTTAAATTGTTTGTTtcaacttcaataaataaattatttatttcaataaataaataaatgtttatttgttcttgagagacagaacccaaagcaggctatgcactgccAGAGTGGAACctgacatgtggcttgaactcatgaactctgagatgatgacctgagccaaaaatcaacagtaggacacttaaccaactgagtcacccaggtgtccctcaactttattttcttaaccttACACCAcgaggaactagaaaaaaaaagaacaaatataggtgaaatttagtagaggaagaaaataacaaggaaaaatcagaaataaataaaataggggcgcctgggtggctcagtcggttaagcctccgacttcagctcaggtcatgatctcgcagtctgtgagttcgagccccgcgtcgggctctgtgctgaccactcagagcctggagcctgtttcggattctgtgtctccctctctctctgaccctcccccattcacgctctgtctctctctgtctcaaaaataaataaactttaaaaaaaattaaaaaaaaagaaataaaatagagaacagaatAAACAATGTAACATTGAAAGTGATACCCAgtatttccaaaaaataaacataattggCAATTTCTAACTACATTAAccaaggaaaaaaggagagaagactcaAAAACCAAATGAGAAGTTGAAGAGAAAATAACACAACAAAGAATCCAATTAGTATATAGTATGATAACAgattacaataaatatatattaaaaaatcagataaCTTAGGGGGAAAACACAGATAATTCTTAAAAATGCACACAACTTAGCAAGATTAAAATATGAATCTTAATCCCAAGGAATATGAAATCTTCTGAGATGAATAACGattaaaattgaatttcaaattaaaaaaaaaaaaaaaaaaacctcccagcaCAGGAAAGTCCAAGACCACATACCTTCATTGGTCAATtctaacaaacattaaaaaacaacaacaacaacattaatGACAATCTTCTTCCAAATCTTACAAATTATGGAATAGAGGGAACCTGTTCAaagtcattctatgaggccaggatTACACTGGTCCTAGGAAGGATAAATGCAATACTAGAACAAAAATGTTTGGTTTGTCAT
This genomic window contains:
- the LOC128313763 gene encoding zinc finger protein OZF-like codes for the protein MGRCKHSTLENLHLMIDWDNAGESEGHQGYHKGHIQTETSAHNKNLSAQNGEEYKAFWKNLFKSSTSAVPCVSVSKSSNQVLKHTYLWNENLEDVETYLVNAENNYLNYFENRIMLTFQSNISESQRFQDEEKSAKWHKFGRSFTEQLTPQTYQSTYNEDTIVQCSQYEKKFNHTSNVNKHLRSHFPEKHFEYNKCGEDFYQSSKLIIHNKNMRENPHKYNEYEKALNQFSNVGDHQRTHVGKNTYRCHKPGNMFSQSSRLTIHKTIETGENRYICKECGQTFDSHSKPTQHQQIHSGEKPYKCEECGKAFKDGSSLNGHRRIHTGEKHYKCKECGKAFTHRSSLTQHHRIHTGEKPYRCKECGKAFNQYSKVIQHHRIHTGEKPYKCKKCGKAFNLHSNLTQHHRIHTGEKPYQCKECGKAFNQHSHLTQHHRIHTGEKPYKCIECGKAFKRHSNLIQHHRIHTGEKPYKCKECGKVFNGYSQLTIHHRIHTGEKPYDCKKCGKAFKHQSNLTQHHRIHTGEKPYDCKECGKAFNQHSNLIRHQRIHII